The region GGTGGCAGCTGTAAGACTTGATAATAAAAGCATTTTGAAATTTCCTTTTGGATATTGTGTTCCCTCATTAGGTGTGACTTTGACTGCAGCCAAAGTTAGAGTTCGGTATAGATAAAAAGACCGTGAGAGAGAGTTATGTAAAATGGAACTAAAGTTGTGAAATGAGGCAAGCCAGAGCCTGCAGTCTCACTATGGGGAGAAATTAACAAATGATTgctgtctttttttgttttaagtacAGGCTGTGCTTTGGAGGGGTGTCTGGCTGAAGCAAATACTGTCTATGAACTGGACACCTTTTCTTCCCAATAAAACTCTTTGAAGCCAACCCTTGTAAGGCTGTCGGTATACAGTGTGAGTCCCAATCATAAGATATTTTGTAGTGAAGCATATCTCATGTAGCCCAAATAGGGGGAGAAGGAAGCAAGTAGTGAAGGGGAAAGAAATATTATGATTGTAGATAAACTACTTGGTAACAACAATTTAATCAAAAACACTTGTGCATTTCTTGGGGCTTCTTCAACTTCTTCAACTTGCTTTGCCTTGTACTTCACTGAGTAATATTttgactaaggccacaatcctatgggAGCAATAtcaactgaactcagtggaacttacttccaaagaaacattcataggattgggctgtatctgTCCTACTCTTTTGCTTGGAGCTAGAACACCAGATAATTATGTTTGCCTAAACAATGAAAATCAATGTGGTTAAGTGGATTTTTTAACTCTGACTTGTTTAATCAGTGTGACtttggcgcaatcctaacccactttccagcacccacataagggcaatgcagcccctaggtaaggaaacaaacattcccttaccttgaggaggcctctgagtgcCCTCCAACCGCAGaatgcagtacacgtcccattggcacagctatgccaatactggaaagtggttaggatttgagcctcagTTTACTAAGAATTTCAGCCCTCCTAAATACAGATCATCCTGGTACAGAAAGACCTGTCTTCCTTCCACAGTTCATAAGATCAAGGTAGGAGTGACCTAAAAGCTTTATTTAACCCTAACTGTTTGTAGTCTATTGCATCTATGCTGTAGCAGGAACCGGGGTGTTAAATGTCTACAAAATCCTGTGCTTCAGCTTCTGAATGGTGACATGGGCATTTATGGCTAGCTAAAAAGACTTTCTGTGGTCAGTGGTAGGATTAACTGAATCCTAGTCAGAAAGGACAGGGAGACATTCACTGGCTGTCAGGTTTTTGAAGCATTAAGGAAACTTAGGATACCCTCTAATACTTAATGTTTGTATAGTACTTTTAAGAGCTTCACATGTATTGTCTTGGAATCTTTCCAACAGCCCTTTAAGGCCAGTAATATCCACATAAAGGTAGATGGCTGAAAGCGTGGCTTGCCTAAGACCGGCTAGCAAATCGTAGCAAAGGTGAGCATCAAACCAGACTTCCTTTCTTGTGACTCATTCTTTTAGCCAGTGTACTATACTTGCTTACAGTATTTAGTGCTTATTAATATGTCCCACCAAAAGCAATGAAATTGACCTGAACATTATAATTCTGTTGATTTCAATAATAGCCAACTAGTACTGAACTGTACTGCGAGCATGTTTTCAGTCTTGAgttaaagcttttttaaaaaggagtgaAAAATACCCCTGACTAATAACTTAAAGCATGATTGTTAGAACTTTAAAAGCTTTACCTACTGACTCCCATTTCCAGTAAGCATTCTGGGCTAAGAGCCCTTGTCTCTCAAGACCTAACCTCTTAATTTGAAAGTGCTGGCTTGAAAACATAAGTATCCTCTACCATGCTGCCACAGCACCCCACTCTATACAGGAGAGGTTGTGATAACATTTGGGGGCATTTCATAACTAGAAAGATATAGGGCCAGAAGCAGACAGACCTTCAAAATAAATCATACCACTTAAGAGAGGGCAGGAAAAAGCTGATATCCTTCCTTGGGCATCTTTTTTATTATAAGAAGTCCAGACCTGTCATCTGCTCAACATGGGGTTCTGGACCATAAGCACCTACAGGTTCCCTCTCCTCTCCTACTTGGagtccatttatttttatttggtgccttgctcttttttattttgaaGAGATATGTGGCTTCCTCACAAAGAAGCTGCGAACATTACCATGTCCGCCTACCCTGAGATTACAAGAGACAAGACTGAGTTTGGAGCAGGCAAAGCTTGAATCCAAAATAGAGGATGAGGAAACAGACACTTTACACTCCTATGTGGGAAGTTGATGCTAGATTTTCCTGCATGTTAAACCTCTTCAGGACCCTCCATGCATTTGCAAAAGACAACCTCTGACAAAGAGGCACTCTGGAATCTCCCCATTGAGGCACAAGACCTAACAAGTCTGCCCCATGCTTTGCTTATCAGCATGTTTTGTCTGATTAGTTCCAGGCTTGGGCCTAGCAGTTGAGTTACCAGCTGTAAACATTACTGAAATTCAAGCTGGACATGTAGTTAAATGCATCTTTCCCtgttatacatatatatatatacattttttttaacccaaagcATCATAAGGCAGTTCCAAGTTGAaacagaaaaacaaggaaaaggccTGCCTAACCCTTTCTTCTGTTTGCTCCAAGTCATAGCCTACCAGCCTCCTGTCAGCCGAAAGACAAACACAACTACAGGGTGAGTCTCATCTAGCCCCAAATCAGAATAAAATCCACAGACTTGATTTACTACACTGAAAACCTGATCATCAGTCTGGATCTCTAGAACAGATTTTAACTATTTTCACACATGCTCTGTTGCTCAGTTACTTATACAAGTATGGATTATGATTCAGCTCTAGGTGATGCTGCATAGAAAATATAGAATCCCTGCTGCGATGGGCGGAATCTCTTCCAAATGTGGCTTTGTAAAAGCCACTTCATCATAATCTAGGTTAACACATttgttaaaatatttctttatttacaaggGCCATCAAATATGGATTGGGATGTGGATTTTCATTTACTATTTTAGGTGCATTCCTGTGAGGCTAGACCCCTCCCCTCTAAAATGGTGGACTGAGAATCCCCTTATTAAAAATGAGAATAAACTCcaaattaaaaaatatttgcTTTGTTAGATAATCCCACAACCCTTGTTTAGTCAGATTTTGAAGAGAGCAGGGGAACATGCTGACCAACAGAACAAAATCAATCTTGAGTTCTGTACAGGAGGACTAGCGGTGGCAGTGAAACTTTTTTTGCTTAACCCCTTTTTGCCACGCCTTTACGGGCAGCAGTGGCTCCAACAGCTCTTGTATAATTTATAGCTCTCCTCAGCACCCAGCTCCTGTTAGCTGTTAGTTTTTCCCTCTAGAATGCATCTGGAAATGACCCTGCTAGGTCAATGACCCCAATTAGGAATGGACAGGATCTGGCTGCTGGGAAAACTACTGCTATCTATAGATCCATGGCAAATACGGTGTTGAGCAAAGAAAAAGGTCCTGTTGCATCAATGAAGGTAAACTCCACCCATCCCAAGCTCTCAATTTAAAGGTTTGGGCAAATGCAAGaattcttcctttccccccctcacCTTATGTAAGCCTCTTAGCTACTCATAAAACTGTTATTCTTCAATCACTAGAGCTTTACCACACATGGAACAGCACCTTTGGATCCACTATACTTAGATACTGGCCTCACTTGTGCTAATTAGGGTTAACAACTGAAGACTGCTAGGCCAAATTGAGGCCCCAGAGTGTAGTGCTGGCTGGTCCCCACAGGTATAATGTGAAGAGAGTTGCTAAAAGGCCACTTTGGGGCTTGGCCTTTTGTTCCTATGTTGTCAAAACATCCCTAGGAATCTAGTTGCTGACCAGGGGCCTAAATGAAAGTTTTGACTATTTTCAGAGTCACAAATGGGAATGAATTGGGAAATCCACACAAATGGAATTCAACCAAGACCAACTGAAACCAGTTAAAGAGGCTAGTGAAGAAAGTGAACTGAAATTTGAGAAAAAGCCTCCTGCCCAGCAAAGAACAGtaagaaaggaggaaagaagatAGCTGCTGGCTGTAGTTGAATTGAAAGTTCTTCTGAGAACATACTAAACTAAGCTGCAGAAAACCCCTTAGTTGGGCTGTAGGAGATGTATTGTTGGGGAAGGAGTAGAATGTtttggggaaaaaggtgggagggggcactCAACCCAAAAATGAACACATTCGGGATTGACTTTCAAACCTCTCTACCCGGGAGAGAATGGGAAATTGAGGCATGCTGCAATGGAGCCAGCTAGAAACCTGAAGTCCTGAACTTCCATCCTTCCACCCCAATCCAATTTGAAGGCCCCTAATTGTCCctgtaggtggtggtggtgggggggggagacagctggTTTAGTGATCTAAGTCATTTCAGAGCAAAGGATGTATACAGAGCATTCCTTCCCCAATGGACTAGCTAGCTGTATCTCTATTCCACAAAAATCCTCATCACTGTTCAGTGCAGCAAACTTTGATACCCAGGTGTCTAACcagcccttttaaaaaataaaaaagtattgcATGGTGTCTGAAAGATACCTGGATAAAAAGTCTTATTTAAATAACCATCTGTTTCTATAAAGCAGAAAAGCTGTATCCAAAACAAGCATCTTCTAGAGAACCCTTTTGTCAACCCAGTGCATATTTCACCTCAAAAACAGGTGAAAAAGATGTCCAATCAATGGTACTCTTCCTGGGCCACTGCCAAAACCAATGGAAAACTAGCTCTGATATCAGGGGAAGGCCTACAGCCTAAGAGGGCTTCAACTAACAGAGAACTTCCACCAGTGCAGTGCATAACCTCCCATAGCTTACAAGAGTGTAAGTCAGCAGGGCAGACCACTGGTTAACCAATAAAAGTTTCCCCACCCACTCCATCTCATCAGTGGTAATTTGGAAAAACACCACCACAAGCTGCTTCAGAAGCACCTCAACCAATGGAAATCCATTGTTGTAGGCCTAGAGATATCCAAATCCTATAGGTTTTGATCCATGAGTACTCAACCACTGGGGCACTCATAACCCCAGGAACTTTGTTCTCAGCAGTATCTGCTCAGAAGATGTACACGTGTCCTTCATTCTCCATTTCAGCCCTTGTAGAAGAGACTTTGAACAATGAAAATTTATAGCCCACACTTCAGAAGCCTCCCACCTAGCAGTGGGCTTCTTCTAGGGAAAGTAGCGGGCACAAAAACAGTGTGGTCATTCCATTGGGCAGGCATAATTGGCGATCCATTGTAGATCGGCCACTACACCCCAGTGGAGATAAAGAATGCTGACCACCACCAGCACGTGCATAATCTGATGGCTGTTGAACCAGTAGTCAAAGCGGCCCGGCTTCCAGCGCTCGGGAACCCGTGAGATGTTGATGACACCCCCAAGGAGGGCCAAACCATCCATTATGAGGTATGAGCGCAGAGAGGAAGGATGGCCAGTGCCCAGTCCCACCCATCGTaggtagaagaagaagaatcgGAAGAGGGCCTGCCAAGCAAAAGACCGTAGGCGGCAAACACTGGAGCGGGCAGTCACTGCGCAAAAGATGGCATAGCTTGACAGGCCTGAGTAGGCCAGTAGGGCAGTAGTGCGGGGAAACGGTGTGCAGGGCAGCGTGCAGTAGATGATTGGCAGAGCACCTGCAGAAGAGAAACACAAACACAATCAACTGGGCAGGTAAGGAAAGTTCATGTTTGTGTTCgtgtagtccagcttccagcaGTTCGGCACTCAAGAGGTTTATGCTTCCCTCTACACCCTTTCAGCATAGACCCATTTGCTTTCCAACCCTTTTAGTTCTGCCCCCCAAATTTAAGATTTTTAACACCTCCAAATAATTTTTGGCTCTTTACCACACCTACCAGATTCAACTTCACCCACGCCTCCAACTTTCACCTCAGCTCCTAGTTTCAGCCCTGTTCTATTCCCAACACAAATGATTTAATCAGCAACATCCACCAGAGGAATTTTGTCCCATTCTTCAGGTCATTGTAAGATgtactgtccaccaccacccatcaATAGTAGCCATGtacaccttccctccctttttttttttaaagaccactGCTCTGCTCCCAACATTGCCTGCCCACAGCACATCATCTACTACTCCATCTCAGTGAACTAATTCCCACAGATGAGAGATGAAACTCACCCAAGGTGTTGACCATGCATATTCCACACATGTCAAGAGTGAGCAAAGTATGGTAAACAGCTGGGCCTCCTTCGTGGTTCATGAAGAGGTGGTAAAGCACGCTGCCCAGCTGCGGAAAGATACAAGCAAGGTAGTGTGCTATTCCCAGCCATGCTACTGAGATTCGGGCCCATGGAATGGTCAAGGGCAGCAAGAAGAGAAATCCCAATAGAGGGATACCTGAAAGAAAGAGAACAGATTTTAATCATGGATGATGTCTAAATCACAACCTCCCTGCAACTCACTTAACCCTGCTTGCATCAAGGGTAATCCTTCCTCcccatcttttttctggttttgtGTCTCTAGTGTCCCCTCTAGAACACAATTTTTTGCCTCCAGCCACATCTGTTCTGACCACCTGGCTGCTCTAGAGCAAAAGTGGAAGCATCCTCATGGACCAATAAATCTAAGCCTCTGCTGGATGTTTTGGGGGATGGAACACTCATCTTAAGCACTGAACAGCTCTTGCCACAAACCAGTGTTTATCCAGGCTGTTTTTACTAGTCCTCAGTGATGAGACATTGCCAAGACTTCCCCCACAGCTCTACTAGGCACAGGAGTCCAGTGTCAGCCCTTCTGCTGTTGCCTCACTACACCTTATAAAACAATTtgctttggagcaggggtgctcacacttttttggctcgagagctaatttgaaacccagcaaggcctggagatctaccagagtttttttttacaatgtttgcgccatcataacatataacatttatgtgtacaatgtatgttggtgtaccttgagccccactgagtataacaggacttactcctgagtagacatgcctaggataaggctgtgaggctgcaatcctagccacacttacctgggagtaagccccattgagtacaatgggccttactcccagcgtttcctcccagaggcacctgaagggggggatcAGCACTCCGCGattactcattttgcctcgcgatctaccggtagatcgcgatccacctattgagcacccctgctttggagAAAGCTTGGAGCTCCAAGGAGAATATGAAGAGCAGTGAGGAAAGTTTATGTGGACTAGAGCCTACTCAGGTTCCCAAGTGTGTTGTCAGTTTATCTGTACCATGGAAACTTTTCTGGCATTCTGAAAAACATTTCAGAGAGCTAAAGATTCCTAAGCGCATGCAGGAGACATAAGACCCACATTCCTGATGCAGTGTGGCAaggaaccctcccccccccatgatataACTTCATCCATCCTTCACTTGTGGCccttttctgtccccctcttttttCTCCATTTCACCTTACTCTCTCCTCGGCCTCTATTCCCTTAGAGATTTCAGCTTTACACAAACAGATTAGGTCTCCATGAGCCCAATTACTGCACTAACTGAGGCTGCCCAATGCTAGATCTCAATTAGGAACATGATAATCACCCCCATGGAGTTCATTAAGAGGACAGAGAGATGCACGAAAGAACAGAAGGGAACAAAGCAGCAGGACCTGGGAGACCTGTTTCTTAGCCCAGAGCTAGAGACAGCACCCTGTGCTTCTGACACAGTGATGTTGCcaactgtttttttcccctccctggcaGGGATATTTTGCCTTTAACAGCTCTGTGACAAGCAAAAATCCAGTTGTTTAAGCTTtctccatccttccccccccccccatcactgcatCTCTTGCAGGAAAAGCGAACCTCTTCAACTGTCCACCTGGCACATGTTGAAAAGAACAGAGCCTCAGGGATGGCAGAAGTGTGACAACTTGAAATAGAGGTTTCaaaccaccactaccaccccccGTCACTCCCAGCTTTATTTAAGACATTTACATTCCACCTTTCTGTTGCAAGCTGACTGGTACAAGTTAAAAGACGCTGATACAAGAAGACAGAATCCAATACAAGACTAAAACAGCACAGAAGAAGACAAGCAAACTGTAAGAGGACAGAAGAGCCATTGTGAAATGCCCAAtggaagaacaaacaaacaaaaatgggaTGTTAACCCCAGTATCAAAGTGATTGTAATGATGGCACCAGACAAATTTCCTTAGGAAAGGAGTTGCAAAACCAAAGTGCCACTACAGAAGACCTGGTCTCCAATAACCACCCATTTGAGCTCTGATGCTAGGGAAACCTGGAGGCTGCTGATCCTAACCAATAGAAAGGTTTCCATGGAAGAAGACTATCATTTAGGTACCCCACAACCAAACTCATTAAGAGCCTTTGGAGGTAAGACCCAGCACCTTCCCAGTGACCAGGAACAAATTGGAAGCTTATGAAGCTCTTTCAGTACTAATGCAATATGATTACTGCCGTGGGCTCCCAACAACAAGCTAGCTGCTATATTCTGAAAGAGTTGAAGTTTCTGAACACTTTTGCAAGGGCAGAACCacacagtgcattgcagtaaTCAAGGCTGCATGTCACCAAAGCACTAATAACTGGGCAGAAAACCTCTTTCCAGAAGGAAGCAAGCCAGGCATTCCAACCCAAGCTGCTATGGAAACTACTTGGGCTTTCAGCAGGAAAGATGGATCTAGATGGAGAGAGACATTCTCTTGGAAAGATGGAGAGAGAcattctctttccccctcccctcccaaatctGAGCCTTTTTCCACCTTTTTTCTTCACACATTATCTGCAATTTTTAAATAGGTACATAAGGGTGAGAAATTCAACAGGTCCTGCTTTTCTATCCCTTCAACTCCATGATATCAAACACCCCACCTCCTGAATTTAACATCACACAGCTGCTAAAGGCATAATGACAAGCTTGAGTCAGAAAAGGAGATGGAAATCCTGAAGATAATTGGCCACCTAAAGCTGGACAGAAAACCAGAAATTCCCTGGTTCCATGTGAAAAGGGAAAACATGGAGCTGTGTTGTCCTTTCTGGGTGGACTTGCAGTAGCTCTCCAAGGCCTCAGACAGATAACATTCTCACTTAGTGCTGCTGAAAGCTTCCCCTCCTCTGGAGATGTCACAGACAGAATCCTTCTGT is a window of Tiliqua scincoides isolate rTilSci1 chromosome 5, rTilSci1.hap2, whole genome shotgun sequence DNA encoding:
- the PAQR4 gene encoding progestin and adipoQ receptor family member 4 — protein: MAFLGGPRLLDWASSPPHLQFNRFVLTGYRPVSSGPGCLRSLFYLHNELGNIYTHGIPLLGFLFLLPLTIPWARISVAWLGIAHYLACIFPQLGSVLYHLFMNHEGGPAVYHTLLTLDMCGICMVNTLGALPIIYCTLPCTPFPRTTALLAYSGLSSYAIFCAVTARSSVCRLRSFAWQALFRFFFFYLRWVGLGTGHPSSLRSYLIMDGLALLGGVINISRVPERWKPGRFDYWFNSHQIMHVLVVVSILYLHWGVVADLQWIANYACPME